AAGCTTAAAGTTTTTAACgaactgtgcaaatgttttaagcCACTTCTAACATCTTTCTATTTTGCTACCAAATAAGCAGACGTTCCTGTTATCTTTTAGAGTGGTCCTGATCAGTAAGTCTTTTGAgcgttttcttattttttttttacttttatcttCAGTTGTTGTCTGATCTTAGCAATGACTTTGTGTGCGGAGTGGTTATttaaataagaagaaaaacCATCCAACAAAGACCTGATGAAGAACCTAAGAGATGCTTCATCCTCCATTCAGTCATCTGCTGTTTGTCAAGTTTTCAACTAATGGCTCTTCAGTAATTACATTTGTTGGAGCTTAAAACTATTTTATGTCCATtagatttttgacatttttaaatgttcaatCAAACAACCTGGTGTGTAATCCTCTAATGTCTGTGGTGCTGTCAAAGTCTTTTGTTACACTTAAATTTTTATATCGGTAAATGCAAAATACATAAAGGATATTAAGAATAAAAAGCAGCCTAAACCATCTGTGTGAAAATGCAATCGTCCCCATTTTTAAgttataaattaataataagTAAGCAGATTTCCTTAGAAAGCTGAGGTTAATTCCACTCCTCACTCCCTTGCCATAAATAATACCAGACCTGTACTatttaaaattacttaaaaagtacctgtctgacaacatgaagtaggttaaaagatctcaaaatgcAACATATCATCCCCCGttctaaaaaaacaataaaaatgaaaagacgtgagaaacaaagtcatttagATCAGTCTGGAACGGGTAACATCCATTTCTAATTCTTTGGGACAGTAAACCAGAGTGATAGCCATTGTCCACACATAGGGAAATCATATAACCAGTCAACCAAAATTACTCTTAAGAGAACGttgatgactcatccaggaggacacaaaagagcccagaacaTTGAAGGCCTAAAATGCCTCAGTTAAGGTAAGTGTTTAGCAATAAGGAAAAGACTGAGCAAAAATTTCTTCCTTGGGAGAGTTGAGAGGCGAAAACCTctgctgaccaaaaataacTGTCTCACATTTCCCATAAAACAGTTTGATCATCCCCAAgacttttaggaaaatattttgtggactgaagagacagaagcggacctttttggaaggtgtaAGTCCCGTTACATCTGAAGTTAGACTTGTACAGCATTTCACAAAAAGAACATGTCGACATTCAAATGCTAATGTGATGGCGTGGGGCTGCTTCAGGACTTAGACAACTTGCTGTAATTCAAGGAgcaatgaattctgctctctgtcAACTAGAAGCCTAATGGAGAATGCTATCAGCTCCTGACATTATACTCAACAACTCGCACACCAGCATATTCACCTCTAAGTGGGTTAAAAACGGGaaggttttggaatggcctagtcaaagtccaaacttaaatctgattgaaatTCTGTGGTAAGACTGAACAGCATACCCTCACATGTGgctgaatttaaaataaaatctaaaacatattaATTATCCACAGCAATCTAAAAGACTGGCTGACTTTATTTACTCTAGCTGTCTTTTTCTGATATTATATTTTAAGAGTGAGATAAATGGAATACGTCAAATACTCTTTCACAGCAGTGTTCATTGGACTATAACGTAATTACAAAACCTTCAGATAAACTGACTTTAATTGAGGTCAAAGAGACTAGATTTTATTATATATCTGCCTATAAAGCCaacataaaacatgtaaattTCTGGTTAAAATTCATATGCATAGCCATCTGTAAATGGGTgtctttacaaattaaaataaaatctctttttaaagacatttttctcatgaaaaacatttacagacCAGATTAAAGAGAACCTACTATAGATAAGATGGAAGTATCTGTTAACTGGTTTTTAAAAGTCTGCAGTAAGAAGCCGGAATGAGTTGTGTTTTACAGCAGGGATAAAAACGATGGGAGCGTTTCCTGATCACGAAGGTAAACAGTGTCTTGGCATCTGAGAGCAAGAGGAGAATAAAGATGAGGTCCTAAGAAGCGCTGAAACCTGTCACAGAAATACCCTTCAAAGACTTTTTGCCTCAGACTCACATTCATTCTGTGGTTCCATGTCGGCGCTGACGAAGCAGTGTGGTAGGGATGCAGCTCAGTGCCGGGATAAGAGATGATACATCTGCATCCGTTATGACAGGACACACATAAACTGCTGTTGCTCGTGAATAATAATGGGTCGAACATCTTGTCTTCAGCTTCCTGCTTCAGCCTCTTCATGTCATCAAAGCTACAGCCCCCGAGGTGCCTCTTCCTGTCGAGTGAGCTGCACTGCTGTCCGTCAGGTTCGTGGATCATCTTTGGATGTGAGGATTTGTCCCAGAAAGGTGGACTCAATGTTGTGTAAGTTTGACAGCTCTTGTGTCTCTCCATATCCGCTTTCTCATCCAGGAGCAGCTTCACTGAATGCTTCAGCTTTTCTCTGTTGAGATTGTCCTGTGTTTCCGAATCCAGGTGGAAAGCAGGTTTAGATGGGTGAGGTCCTGATAGATTGCTCCTGTCATGGCTGCTATTTGCTTCCTTTCTTCTAGTCTCACTACTCCCATCTGTGCTTCTAAATGCAGAATCTAAACAGTGAGAggaagttttaaaaacagaacaactgtAGTTGCAACAGGCATTTTATGCATTAGTGAACTAAAACTCACCTAAATATTGGTGTCTGCAGGCAGGCTGGGGTTCTTTAGGTTGTTGAGAGTCAGGCAGACTTGTGGTTGGAAATTTCAGGAACATCTCTTGAGGAGGAGTGTtagatttattttgccttttcTGTCAAATCAAGCATCAAAAACAGTTTTTCGCTAAGAAAGCAATACAAAATACAACTTTGCACTGCGGTATTTTTGGAATAATTCATCCTGTATTGTGATGCAGTGCTGATTTTGTTACCAGTTCATAAACACTTTgctgaattttaaattttaatctaTTTGAAGTGGTGGGTGTTGTTCAGAGCAGCTTTTTGGAAGCTTCCCttatgttaaatattttacagtgtaaCACATAAATACATAATGCTATTAATACCTTGAGTTGCTTGTGGTAATAAATCCTCCATGCAATAGTGACATGAATAGCATTGCTCCTTCTTTGTATCTGGAAAAAATTTGATAAATTAGGTAAATTACTATGCTAGTTTTGATCAAAACTTCTTTCGACTAATTCTAATCTAatgctttgtttttaatatgGACTTTGAGCAACTAATACACAGTTCCTTGCAATAGTGTTCCTtaatagttttcaaaatgtttcccaaataaagatctgaaaagaGAAATTGCGTTTAGCCATTTGAGTCAGAACCACCTTTTCCTCCTGttacagctacaagtcttttTGACATAGTATGTCTctttcagttttgcacatctagatagtaaaaattgtgtttattcttttttgaaAGCTCAGTCATATTTAAAGAAGAGCATATATGAACATAAAtttaaacctaaacataaagttttgccagattctcagttgggttcaggtgtggactttgactgggcctctCCATCCCACGGATAgcctttgatctaaaccattctctTGTAGATcgggctgtatgtttgggttgcTGATCTGCTAATAGTTGAACATTCATCCcagcttcaagtcttttacaGACTAAcaagtttttctccattttttccCAGTATTTAGCTCTATTATATCTTTCTATTATCTCTGACCACcttttctgtccctgctgaagaaatgcatctccacagcataTTTCACTGTAGGGAAGATGGGTTAATTAGGGTAAATcttgtttcatctgaccagagaaccttcttccTTTGTCATTTAATGACTTTTCTCTTATCACTTTTACTACTTGAACTGTAGTGAAGTCCACAACTAATAGTTTTCCTGTAAACAAATTCTCctatctgagctgtggatctctgcagctcctcaagagtAACCATGGAGCGTTTGGCTGCTTTTTAGATTAATATTCTCCTTTCCAGGCCTGCCAGTTAAGGTGGATGGCCatttttggtaggtttgcaacTGTGCCATACTTGTTCCATTTTTACATGAGAGATTGAACAGCGctatgtgagatgttcaaagctttaatATAAGGTTTATAACCTCATTCTGCCAAAAACGTCTCTATAACTTTATCAATGTGTGTCTGGTTTGTTATTTGGTCCTCAAATGCTATTTCTCTAACATTCACAAAGAAACCTCTGATTTATAAAGGATGTTTTTTggtgtatcagagtaaaggggtctggaTACATAagcatgtcacacttttcagaattttatttaaacaaatgaaaactatgtataattttccttccacctttCAAGTATGCAGGACTTTATGCTGcattaaagtttttaaactATTGACTTTGGTCTTGGATAAAAACaggtaaaaacataattttttgcaACTTTTCTGAATAAGTTAAACGTTTCAAATTATATCATTTATATTGACTGATTAGTTTTGATTCCAGTTTTGCAGGACTCACTGCTGATCTGGAGGAcgtctgtgttgctctgtgaaaGGCACTGACAGGATCAAAATATCTGGGAGGTTGCAGGCTGAACTGTGAGGATGACAGATTCCAGTGGTAGTTGGGTCAAAACAAGAGAAATCTCAAATATGGCTTGCAGATTTTTAAGAAAGATTTGTCTCCTTACCTTTCTGTCCTGATGTTCCATCGGCAGGTAGGTCAGGGGTCTGTGCAGGAGGGGGGCGGAGGTGCGCTGCTTAGTGGGCCGATGCATGTTGATGCTAATAAAGCTGAGATACAGACAAGAACCAGAAGTGTGAtctaacaaaaactgaaaattactttttttttttctaaagtctATTGTGTTGGAAAATTACAATAAAGAAGTCTACAAAATTAGTCACTGTGTACATCATCTGTTTATTGTAGCTTGTACAATCCAACAAATTTAATATCCATTAGTTTTATCTGGAGGAGGTAAGCGAGAGGGAAGCAAGAACATCTTTGGGAGCCAGTTTCACCTGACAAACAACACAGTATCTCGTTACAGAAGATTACATTACAGATGCTAATCCTGTTCTGCTAATCAGAGTCAATCCATTTATTAACTTTGGAATGTATCCACTCCAAGGACACATGGTTAGTAATGCAGGTTACAAATACCATTAGAGTAGGGTAGGCTTAGTTTTACAAATATTTCCATCCGCATGTCATAATGGCGTGCAGAGCTTTTATTATGACTGTTGTGCATGACCAGAAagatctgcagaaaaaaaaaaaaaacgtttcaaCAATGTGCTTCAAAATAAATCTAGTTTATCTTGctaattagttttttatttgtaaaattagtTTCAAGattaattttctgttttgattttgtttctttccagAAAACAGTGCTGTTTTTGATTTTGGAAATGAACTGAGTTACTGAGTTTTTAGATCTTTGCAAATCGTTTTCTTTGACTCTGCTTGAAAGAGATTAAAGACTGAACTTTTTCTTTACTTGGCCACTGCCCCTTTAAACACCCTTTTTATGGCTCACATTAATCCAATAGCCCGACCCCTCCTTTTTTTATGATGGAAAGGTTAGATCAAGGTTGCACATTAGCAGGAAAATGCAAAGTTTGATAAAGTGGAAATTTGTTGGGAACTGAAACTGGTTTTGTATTCACAAGTTTACAGGTCTACATCTAGATgattaaaagaatatttttactgtatttcAGTAGTTCTTATGTTTAAACTGGTTCAAACTTCTTAAATCCTATTATTTGTCCTATAGCTTCGCATCTTAAATGTTTCCCAGGAATGTTGTAGAAGATTATACGGTTTTCACTATGCGGACATGAGGCATGAGCCAGTATTGGATTCTCACGGTTTCATAACATTGaacaaaaattaagaaaaaaaaaaaaaaaaaaaggcataacAAGGTccaattgattttatttaatgaaaaaacaacaactactGGTAGTGATGcttaaacattttgattattGCAATTATAATATTGATATTTGATAGATCAACTTTAGAATAAACACGCACTTAATTCAGAATCAGCCTATCAACATTCGGCTCCTCATAGTGCAATAAACTGATGCTGGTTGGTTATCTAATAGGGGAGAGCTTGCAGACATGTCGCTTTGGAGCCAGAAACATTCACAAACCATCAAAAATGAATCTCTCTATTATGCAAAGGAAATGTGAAGTAGCcttttttttcagccagctgacctgcAGTTTGCATCAATGGTTGGAGGGAGGGGCTGCGCTGTGTTACTTCATTCTCAATATGGCTCAGATTTTGTGATTGTCAGGTTTTGTTACACCGGAGAGAACAGATGAAAAAGCTGTACTAAAATACAGATGGTCACTTATTCTCATAGCTGTGGTGAATATGTGTGACCGTACTACAACTTAAAGAAATTGTGTTACtatgtaaagataatttatcATGCAATTCATTTTTTCAGTCTTGGAGgatattaaacaaattaattgaCTGCTGACATGAAAGTGGGACTAAATGCAGGAGAGTGACTGGTTgcattcttcttttcttttcttaatcCAGTTCCTTATATCAGTAGTCATTAAAAAATCAGAGAGCTGACATGGATTAGTTTGATTggattataaatatattttctttaaattgtgATTTTCTGACACCTGCCTTACTCTAAACAGCGCCCTCTGGTGTTACAAAACCGCACGGTCACACAATCTGGTGAATTATGATTATGACCTGTGCTGGTCACTCTGGCATCTCCTCAAATGGATTTTAAACTAAATGGctggaaatattttagtttttttgtaataaaaccaGTTGTTAGCCCtggaggtcctgggtttgaatcccattGGGGTCTTTCTGCTTTACGTTTGCGTATTCTTCCAGTGCAGAAACATGCATGTTCGGGTAATTGTTCTCTCTAAGTTGCATTCAGGTTTGAGCGCAAGGAGGCATGGTtggggtggatggatggatggatggatgatgaactCAAAACTGGCCCATGTCTAGTGGGTATATTTTtggaaatgaaaaattaaatatttgttcccagctctaaaaaatataaataaattgatatATTGACCAACTTTTGAAGTTAGTGACACAATATGACAATACCCAAGACCTGTATTTGATATTAAAGTTTCTCAGACAGAAAATCGATGAATAAAATCTCATAAATTAGAATCTTACCTGACCAAGGAAGCTAAAGGAGCATAATATCTCGTCTGTTAGTTAAAGTTAGAAGAACATCTAGGAGCTCTTCCTCATATCCGCATCTCAGCATCACAGTCAGTACTGACCCACCTCTGTTTGTTGCAGGAGACACCTGTTCCTATGAGCCGGTGTCAGCTCTCTGCTCCTGGCCAATTAGTCAGTGTTACTTATTAACATCATCAAAGACCATTAACTACTCCCAGCATCTTATACTAATCTAATCAGTCCTCTAAACCTTCCTAATTGAGTTTAGGGGAAGACAGCTTATTGTGGCAGCCAGAAGAAAGAGGAGATGCAGCAAAGAATGTAAATCTGACATAAGATTTTATTATATCCAACATTTTGCAGACATAAATTTAGCTCTGGATCATTTTTTGTGTAATTTGCTTCACATTTGTGACACTTATGGAGATTTTCAATACCACAGTGAGGTCGATCATGATTTTGGTCTTACTAGGGAATAAGATTTTTAGGATCATTGATAATAgtttttattctgattattaTTGATAATTCGCTGTCCAGTAACTTAAAAAGATTTCATCTGGCTTTCAGGGAGAGCACATGGGGGTCTCTATCCCCAAATTATCTGAAATTTAATCATATTCATCTCAATATGTGGATTCTGAtcataataatgttttaatctACTTATGTAAGGTGATAtcaatacaaaaacaaaccttAGTTGCAATACCATCCCTCCTATAGCAGGTCTGGCAACTTTTCAATGCCAACATATTACATAGAACAGGAATTATCACAGTAAAACTTCATTATACGTTTTAGTAGCTTTAGTGTGTGAATTTaataccttttatttctttcacaaGCAGAATcagaactgtttttattttctttttgagtATAATGAAATTCTCTAAGAAAACCAAATAGCAAAAACAAGtttcaaaaaatacattaaaacagtAATTGAATGAGTGAAAAAAGAATAGCTGCATCTGTATTGCTAAATAGAAATGTGTGCAGAACTATAGCTGTGCAAAATTAAATTAGATAAAAtatcagaaataaaattaatgaaTTAGAGGACCAGGCATTTAACAGAAGTTacctaaatccaactaaaatatgttgctttttgtaacaaaaatcgatttatttggaaaataagcCACTATTTTCATCAAGATATTTCAGTaatagttgtttttctgtttgtttgtttatttgttttaagaaCAGGATGTGTCTGTTCCAAACAGCACCATGTTTGGTCACAGTTAAGCTGAACATGAAGGCAGCCAATAACGGAAGTAGGAATATCTCTTCTCCAGCCCCAAGTAAAGGGTCAGactttggttttctttattaaacTTCCTGTTTTCTTGAATTCTGGGGCGCGACTTGATTTAGACAACGTGGGATACACTTGAACTGGATCCCATTAAGAGGAACATAAGACAGTGATTGGATGAAGCTTTGGGATGACATGTTCTCCTTGATTAGCTAATTCCATTCTCACAACCGTTCAAATCCTGTTAGTGTGGGCAGGGTTAGAGCCGCCATGCTGTTCGCCCAGAGAATTGAACTTTACTCGTGATAAGCTGCGTCTCCACCTGGTCCCAGGGCTCATCAGAGGGCCTTCAACAGCTTCTGGAAAAACGATAAATTAGCTTCAAGCTCCAAGCCCTCAGGTGTTTTCTTCAGTGCATAAAATACGAATGGTTTCAGAATCAaaccattttaaatttgatggctgtctgttttttttttcatcttttacttTTATGAAAACATGCCCTTAAAAGTATTGTAAACAGATATATGCTCATTAAtaagttaaaaccacaaactttattgtatttCATTAGGATTGTATGTGTTAGAGAAACACACTGCAAttcatatttgtgaagtggaaggacaatAATAGTCAGATGAAGGCAGATTTAGGATTAAAGgtaatgttttatttccccaacatgtttcttccaGCCAGAGTACCATCTTTAATCTGATAAGAGAATCTGAAGAGTAGGGTGGTGGCAAGGAGGCCTCTTAATATTAAGGACTTGGAGCTAATCATCAAGGATGGAGCTATAAAATATCAGCGGaagcatgtaaaaaaaactgctcAGCAAGTAGAAGTGTTTATCAAGAACGTTATGAATAATTTTCAACATCATATCCTTTAATAAACCAAATAACAGAtacattatttgttttaagaTAAAATTGCTATTTTTGTAGGAGATGCCGGTCTGATTCCCTGCCAGAAATACAATTTTTGATTcaattaaattactttttaaatcaaaatctgcccagggcataaataattttgggcttaactttaCATggtctttaaattttttttaaatagaaatctgaaaagtgtgaagcACATTTATTCAGGCCTCttaactctgatacccctaagtCAGTTGCGACCATGCACTTCAGATGTCAAATGCATTCAGCTGCCCTGGGTCATACCTTGCAGAAGCAGCTTTTGTTTTGAAGTAGGTCTCGCTTTGAATATTTTGAGACCGAAAAACTTGGCCATTGTTAGAAAATTTCCACATtccagtcagactggatggagaggggGCCATTCAACACATGGCTATGtatttgatccaaaccattctattgtagatcTGTCTGTCCGTCACCATGGCATCATCATGAGAACCTCGTCCACATTTGACGTGTCCGTTCCACGACTTGGTGTAAATGCTAGAATGGACTTCTTATCGCTGTTTTTTCTTGCAGCTCTTCCATGAAGGCCATATTTGTGAAACGCAAGATTACCAGCTGCCCGATTAACATATtctaccacctgagctgtagatgtctgctgctcctccagagttacttgGGCCTCTTCTTGTCTGCTTCGCTATTAATTCCATTCTTGCCCATTTAGGCGGACTGCCAATTCTTGGTAGTTTTGAAGTTGTGTAACctccatttttagatgatgaatTTAACATTAACAAATTGTACTCAGGTTGAATATATAGTAATTATGTGAGCAATTTGGACACAAACTGAACACAGGGTAAAATGGGCTAATTTTATTTCTGCCACCTTATGTTTCTCTGTGAAAGTGCTAAACTAAATGTCAAAAGTAAACGACATTACACAGTAAGGTAGACGCACTTTATTCCTAAAACAGAAGCTGCACCATCAGTAGCGGCACACAGGTATatgtacacatatacacacacaattACCTAAATctgttatataaaatatataatctgACAATGTACCTTTTATTCCTCTTCAGAGCTCATTGAGTTACTGTgcgagagagacagacagagaggtaAGTCTCATCCACTTGGGTGGGACACAAAAAAATGCCCAGaccagtttttaactttgtttttacaGCATGGCAATAAAAAGGTCTGAACCCccttttgaaaaaataagatTCTAAAAGCAATCTACAGCAAATTCACTGGAACGGGTCTCTCTTTCCGTCTTCTAATtgagaaaaattacactttttaaACCAATTCCTTTACAGCGAGATGTACACACCCTCTAGGATTTGTAATATATAAAAGATATTAAGCAttaaaaattcaacatttaaaaacttacaataaataatatatgCAGGCATTTTATTAAGATAAAATTTCTTAGACTCCAATCTACTGTCATTAAAAAGAAGTTTTCTCCTTTATGAAACATCCCTCGATCATCCAAAATGCTGAAATGTATTCTTGGCATTTGATTGATTAGGTGGGACTTTCCAGTCAGCGTTTGAAGAGATACACAAAGGAGGAGGACAAGAGGGCTTTCTCCACATTCGCCCTGATGGGAGTGTGAGGAGCACAAAATTCATAGCTTGTCTTAGTGGTTCCTCCAATCAGATCTCAGCAGTTTGATCTCATTAAGATTTTCAGAGCATGTTCATGATGAAGTTGTAGATCTGTGTGAGCACCACGAAGTGAACAGGCAGACACGAACGCCGGTCCTGGGTGGCAGGGTTGCAGGTCAGCCAGGAGAGGGCGTTGTATTGCTCCAGGACATATCTAAAAACGCAAACGAGGAGAGAAGATGTTAATACTTGTTAAAGTGCGACAGATTTAATTGTTGCTATTGGACCAGACGGCTTGGTTCATACCTGAGCACGTCAGAGGTGTGGTTAGAGTCCAGGGGGTGGGAGTGTTTACTGTGCAGAAGCTCGTCTGATTGGACAGAAGACACGTGCAAGTGTAGAGAGGCCTGGGAAAACAGTGCAAAAACAAAGTCCTCAGTGCTTTAAAACATGAAAGATTACAGATTGATTtacctgaaaaatgttttaaaaaaatcatttatttgtactaaagaaaaataaaacatttttaccttAAGGAAGAGCGGACACTGATTTTGAGCTTCAGGACAGGCGGACCAGAACCAGTCAGGCAGCGGCCCCGCCTTCGCTGTGGAAATGAAGAAACCCAAAGCCATCGGCTGCTGCAGGATGCTGAGAGCCTCCTCATGGGACTCCATCCGGTCCGCACCCTGGCCCTGCACGGCACAAACCACCACAAGAACTGTTAGACTTTTCACCCCGTGCCAGAAGTTTTATTGAACAATTTCAAGTGAAAACACAGAGGCAGCTACCATACGGCaagttttttttactgcaaaaaaataaaacatactgcACATGTTCTGCAGGTGAGGGGTTTAAAGACACTATTCATAGACATTAATGTCTTTCTCTTTAGGCTTTTAAAGATGCACTGAACCCCTTTTTCCCATAGTGGAATGATGATACTACGAACAACTTCAATTTGGATAAATATCCTTTAGCAACCTGCAGAAAAACATCTCACTTTTTGTAGCTACCAACAAGCTTCTAGCAAAATCCTGGTTGGATATGAGATCACACTTCTGTTCAGAAATGGTAGATTTTAATTAAACTGGTCGGTTTCCTGATAGACCTGGATTAAACCACAGATTTTCACCATGAACAAGGTCAAGGCCATAACAGGTGCTTCATCCATCCTAAAAACAGCtttcatgtgtgtttgggatcaattTCCTGTTCGAATCCTCAGCCGTGACCAAGTTTCAACTGTTTAGAGAAAGGTGGACAACTTGGTTCTTATTATTACATCCACTGTGCAAGgtgctaagaaaaaaaaaaaaaaactccaagtGACCAAATATATATTTGGCAGGCAGAGTCTGAATCCATggcaacaaaaaatattatatcCTCACAAATATGGCATCTAGGCAGTACTGCACACACTGTTACTGTGGTTGTTACAATATTTACAGTTTGATACATTGTGCAACTCTATGACGGACAATTACAAAGCCGAGTCTGAGCCAGGAAACCAGAAAACCAATTTCATGAGCCAAAAATAGAATGATCAAATATCCATTCAGAATAACACCATGatcttgttgatggctacaaaaaccATGGGGTTTTCCCAGAAATTTGCCAACTAACATCGATCCAAGAATTACTGCGGCGTATGTATATATTTGGTCCTCTAAGCATGATGTTGAGCCGTTGTGGATGGGAGAAAATTCACATTTCACACTAGCGCACCCCTAACTAATGCATAATTCACAGTATGTTTTAGAGTGCATCAACTTATTGTTTTGACAGACCTTGCCGACCTCTCCTCCATGATGGTAGTGGTGGCTCGGAGAGTGACCAGGAGAGGTCGTTGGGGAGTTGGGCAGGATGTTGATGAGTTCTGGATCCATGTCGCCGCCAAATAAATCAAGGATATCCATCCCTTCGGACCCATCTACAgggaaagaaaagtgttttgacTTAGGCAGCAACTATCAATGGAGACTCTTGGATCCTGCACTGACGGCTCTCTCAGGGACGAGACATACCGGGGTTAATGGGGTTGAAGCTGATGTCGATGGGCTCGGAGGTGTTAGCGTTGACCTGCACCATGGCCGATGTCGGGAACACCAGAATGTGTGTGCAGGAGGTGTCCTGTGGCGTGCTCAGCTGGGATGTTTGCATGTTGAGGGTGGTGCTGCGGCCGAACACCGAACCTGTCGAGACGGAGTCTGCCAAAAGGAAACGCATCAGATTTGTGCTTTTGAAGAACCATTTTCTCCCCCCAGGCAAGTTTAACTCATTATTTTACCTGGCATGATCACAAAGGACCCCTGTGGCTCCATGGCAACCAGACAGGCGCTGAGGATACTGGGAGTGTCAGCAGCAGAGATGCCGCACATCCTACACGTCTCCTTCAGACGCTTACTGAGAGACTGCAAGTTTGTCCGACTCAGCAGAATACTCCAGTCTGAAACAAACAGTAAAGGGTTTCTGTAAGGTTCAGCAGGTTCAAAGTAGGACCTTCCAAGGATAAATAAGAAATTCAAGACCAATGTGAATTACAAAAAAGGTTCATTCACTTTctcaataataatttaatataactAAATAACTTGGGTTGGTTAAATATAACTGCCAACTTTTCGCCATGTTTTATCTCTCTGgcatgtgttttatgttttgttcttAGTCACCTAATTACACCACTTTCTACACAGTAGTTGCCAACCTTGCCAATATGCACTCTCCTAAAGGAGCTGCTGG
This genomic window from Girardinichthys multiradiatus isolate DD_20200921_A chromosome 18, DD_fGirMul_XY1, whole genome shotgun sequence contains:
- the LOC124884766 gene encoding uncharacterized protein LOC124884766 isoform X1 gives rise to the protein MHRPTKQRTSAPLLHRPLTYLPMEHQDRKFSLQPPRYFDPVSAFHRATQTSSRSAIQRRSNAIHVTIAWRIYYHKQLKKRQNKSNTPPQEMFLKFPTTSLPDSQQPKEPQPACRHQYLDSAFRSTDGSSETRRKEANSSHDRSNLSGPHPSKPAFHLDSETQDNLNREKLKHSVKLLLDEKADMERHKSCQTYTTLSPPFWDKSSHPKMIHEPDGQQCSSLDRKRHLGGCSFDDMKRLKQEAEDKMFDPLLFTSNSSLCVSCHNGCRCIISYPGTELHPYHTASSAPTWNHRMNVSLRQKVFEGYFCDRFQRFLGPHLYSPLALRCQDTVYLRDQETLPSFLSLL
- the LOC124884766 gene encoding uncharacterized protein LOC124884766 isoform X2 codes for the protein MHRPTKQRTSAPLLHRPLTYLPMEHQDRKFSLQPPRYFDPVSAFHRATQTSSRSAKRQNKSNTPPQEMFLKFPTTSLPDSQQPKEPQPACRHQYLDSAFRSTDGSSETRRKEANSSHDRSNLSGPHPSKPAFHLDSETQDNLNREKLKHSVKLLLDEKADMERHKSCQTYTTLSPPFWDKSSHPKMIHEPDGQQCSSLDRKRHLGGCSFDDMKRLKQEAEDKMFDPLLFTSNSSLCVSCHNGCRCIISYPGTELHPYHTASSAPTWNHRMNVSLRQKVFEGYFCDRFQRFLGPHLYSPLALRCQDTVYLRDQETLPSFLSLL
- the LOC124884766 gene encoding uncharacterized protein LOC124884766 isoform X3, whose amino-acid sequence is MHRPTKQRTSAPLLHRPLTYLPMEHQDRKFSLQPPRYFDPVSAFHRATQTSSRSAIQRRSNAIHVTIAWRIYYHKQLKKRQNKSNTPPQEMFLKFPTTSLPDSQQPKEPQPACRHQYLDSAFRSTDGSSETRRKEANSSHDRSNLSGPHPSKPAFHLDSETQDNLNREKLKHSVKLLLDEKADMERHKSCQTYTTLSPPFWDKSSHPKMIHEPDGQQCSSLDRKRHLGGCSFDDMKRLKQEAEDKMFDPLLFTSNSSLCVSCHNGCRCIISYPGTELHPYHTASSAPTWNHRMNMPRHCLPS